The genomic window CTTTGTGTGGGGCGAGCGAACGTATCTCATGGCGATCGTAAATGTCACGCCCGACTCGTTTGCCGGTGACGGGCGCACGCAGATCGGCGCCGCGATCGATTATGCCGTGCACCAATGGAACGCCGGCGCCGATATTCTCGACATCGGCGGCGAGTCGACGCGTCCCGGTCACGAGCCGGTCGACGAGGCGACGGAGCTGGCGCGCGTCGTACCGGTGATCGCCGGCGTGCGCGAGCGGCTGCGCGACGCGGTGATCTCGGTCGACACGTACAAGCCGGCGGTCGCGCGCGCCGCCCATCATGCCGGGGCGGATGCCGTCAATTCGGTTTGGGGCGCACCGGATGAATTGCTCGCCGTCGCCGCCGAGCACGATATGCCGATCTCTGCGATGCACAATCAGCACGGCACGCACTACGATGGCGACGTGGTCGACTCGGTGGTAGCGTTCCTGCGTGACTGCGCCGACCGCGCGTTGCTCGCCGGAATCGGACCGGAGCGGATCATGCTCGATCCCGGCATCGGCTTCGGCAAAACGCCGAATCACAACATCCGCGTGCTGCGCAGCCTCGAGCGCATCTGTGAACTCGGCTTTCCGACCCTGCTCGGAACCTCACGCAAGTCGACGATCGGAAAGTTGACCGGCCGCGAGCCGCACGAGCGGATTTATGGTACGGCGGCAACCACGGCGCTCGGCATTGCGGCCGGTATCGACGTCGTGCGCGTGCACGACGTCGCGCAGAACCGCGACGTGATCAGCGTCTGCGATGCGATCGTGCGCGATTGGAGGCCGAGCGGATGGACCGGATAGCGCTGCACGACATCGTCGTCGAGGGACGTCATGGCGTGCACGCCGACGAACGAGAACGGCCGCAGCCGTTTCGCCTCGATCTGGTACTCGAACTCGATCTCTCGCGCGCCGCAGCCAGCGACGATCTGCGCGATACGATCAACTACGCCGCGATTCATCGGCGTATCGTCGAGATCGTCCAGACGCATTCGTACGCGCTCCTCGAGCGATTGGCCGGGGTGATACTCGACGAGATCACCGGCGACGACCGCGTCGTCCTCGCCGACCTCTCGATCGCCAAGCCCGGTTTGCTCGACGGTGCGACGCCCTCGGTGCGCCTGGTTCGTGCGCGCGAACCGTGGCCGTAACGCGCGCGTACATCGGCCTGGGATCAAACCTCGATGATCCCGTTCGTCGAGTGCGCGGCGCCGCCGATG from Candidatus Baltobacteraceae bacterium includes these protein-coding regions:
- the folP gene encoding dihydropteroate synthase, translating into MRLRGRSFVWGERTYLMAIVNVTPDSFAGDGRTQIGAAIDYAVHQWNAGADILDIGGESTRPGHEPVDEATELARVVPVIAGVRERLRDAVISVDTYKPAVARAAHHAGADAVNSVWGAPDELLAVAAEHDMPISAMHNQHGTHYDGDVVDSVVAFLRDCADRALLAGIGPERIMLDPGIGFGKTPNHNIRVLRSLERICELGFPTLLGTSRKSTIGKLTGREPHERIYGTAATTALGIAAGIDVVRVHDVAQNRDVISVCDAIVRDWRPSGWTG
- the folB gene encoding dihydroneopterin aldolase; amino-acid sequence: MDRIALHDIVVEGRHGVHADERERPQPFRLDLVLELDLSRAAASDDLRDTINYAAIHRRIVEIVQTHSYALLERLAGVILDEITGDDRVVLADLSIAKPGLLDGATPSVRLVRAREPWP